The Seriola aureovittata isolate HTS-2021-v1 ecotype China chromosome 2, ASM2101889v1, whole genome shotgun sequence genome has a segment encoding these proteins:
- the odad1 gene encoding coiled-coil domain-containing protein 114 isoform X2 produces MPRGRSATSARSDSSEMDIDESEIAKLQRQFRIMEGDRQAYNIQAREQIRKQQQEMDKLLKEQEELHRNLGVCKSLSHQQRDSEDTKSLRAMLEQRDMLEDKLGKEKQCQKELEREISNIELKLAELRKGEVSISDTQRSEVRQTQKAIRTLEYKLDRALTRFNEQLTKNSHLREELQTLHIERVRFQQLHNRLDKELHEVRKKIGESVNLSNAAYDARVEAQSKMTMMREKAVKDLSQYNAEMKELERVIAHEYSLKEFMTTKCSERSGQDDGHETGHRQLSEVKEQRRTDSGEESLDVLREVFERIQAMTGEDNLDMLVTRFIQVEDRKFALFNFVNEQNNEAEVLRDHISQIQEEMEQFRVKGLQQEHNHRSLLRDIDEQQKETECQAEDYENQASIISKILDEIKTGVNSIFSKMECDHSVIEDMLGSSTGISENNIMSYLGLVEQKTNELLTIQAFLDSKDLEKDYNPKDLAKFLLGQNPELLQQNISIQPAVNSAEYDEEESVVTDEEERPLSQGELRRRIMKAVLQKESSVQQAVTKASKINQQFDGQRHSLEDALI; encoded by the exons ATGCCTCGCGGAAGATCAGCCACAAGTGCCCGCTCAGACAGCAGTGAGATGGATATTGATG AATCAGAGATAGCCAAACTGCAAAGACAGTTCAGGATCATGGAAGGAGATCGACAGGCCTACAACATTCAGGCCCGGGAGCAGATCCGCAAACAACA GCAGGAGATGGACAAGCTGctgaaggagcaggaggagctgcaTCGAAACCTTGGTGTATGTAAGAGCTTGTCCCACCAACAGCGGGACAGTGAGGACACCAAGAGTCTTCGTGCTATGCTGGAGCAGAGAGACATGCTTGAGGACAAACTAGGGAAAGAGAAGCAGTGTCAAAAAGAACTAGAAAGAGAG ATCTCAAACATAGAGTTGAAGCTGGCAGAGCTGAGGAAAGGGGAGGTCAGTATTAGTGACACACAAAGATCTGAGGTACGACAGACCCAGAAGGCCATACGCACACTGGAATACAAACTGGACAGA GCTTTGACTCGCTTCAATGAACAGCTGACCAAAAACAGCCACCTGAGAGAGGAGTTGCAGACGCTTCATATTGAGCGTGTTCGTTTCCAGCAACTGCACAACAGGCTGgacaag GAACTGCATGAGGTCCGCAAGAAGATCGGGGAAAGTGTCAACCTGTCCAATGCTGCATACGATGCTAG GGTGGAGGCTCAGTCCAAAATGACAATGATGAGGGAGAAAGCGGTGAAGGACCTTTCCCAGTACAATGCTGAGATGAAGGAACTTGAAAGGGTTATTGCGCATGAGTATAGTCTGAAAGAGTTTATGACCACCAAGTGCAGCGAGAGGAGCGGGCAGGATGACGGCCATGAAACGGGACACAGACAAT TGTCAGAGGTGAAGGAGCAGCGGAGGACGGACTCAGGGGAAGAGTCGCTGGATGTTCTCAGGGAGGTTTTTGAGAGGATCCAGGCAATGACAGGAGAGGACAACCTGGACATGCTGGTCACCAGGTTCATCCAGG TTGAAGACCGGAAATTTGCACTCTTCAATTTTGTTAATGAGCAAAACAATGAGGCTGAAGTGCTGAGGGATCATATCAGTCAG ATCCAAGAAGAGATGGAACAGTTTCGAGTGAAAGGTTTGCAGCAGGAGCACAATCATCGCTCTTTGCTGAGAGACATTGATGAACAACAAAAGGAAACTGAATGCCAAGCGGAGGACTATGAAAATCAAGCCAGCATTATAAGCAAAATCCTGGACGAGATTAAAACAG GAGTGAACAGCATCTTCTCTAAAATGGAGTGTGACCACTCAGTGATAGAGGACATGCTGGGCTCCTCAACAGGGATTAGTGAGAACAACATCATGTCCTATCTGGGCCTGGTGGAACAGAAGACTAATGAGCTGCTCACCATACAAGCTTTCCTCGATTCTAAA GATCTGGAAAAGGACTACAATCCAAAAGACCTGGCCAAATTCCTTTTGGGTCAAAATCCAGAGCTGCTTCAGCAGAATATCAGTATCCAACCTGCAGTCAACAG TGCAGAGTATGATGAAGAAGAGTCTGTTGTTACTGATGAGGAAGAACGTCCGCTGTCACAAGGGGAACTTCGCAGAAGAATAATGAAAGCG GTTCTGCAGAAAGAGAGTTCAGTCCAGCAAGCAGTGACCAAAGCCTCAAAGATCAATCAGCAGTTCGATGGCCAACGACACTCTCTGGAAGATGCACTGATCTGA
- the odad1 gene encoding coiled-coil domain-containing protein 114 isoform X1, producing MPRGRSATSARSDSSEMDIDGTESEIAKLQRQFRIMEGDRQAYNIQAREQIRKQQQEMDKLLKEQEELHRNLGVCKSLSHQQRDSEDTKSLRAMLEQRDMLEDKLGKEKQCQKELEREISNIELKLAELRKGEVSISDTQRSEVRQTQKAIRTLEYKLDRALTRFNEQLTKNSHLREELQTLHIERVRFQQLHNRLDKELHEVRKKIGESVNLSNAAYDARVEAQSKMTMMREKAVKDLSQYNAEMKELERVIAHEYSLKEFMTTKCSERSGQDDGHETGHRQLSEVKEQRRTDSGEESLDVLREVFERIQAMTGEDNLDMLVTRFIQVEDRKFALFNFVNEQNNEAEVLRDHISQIQEEMEQFRVKGLQQEHNHRSLLRDIDEQQKETECQAEDYENQASIISKILDEIKTGVNSIFSKMECDHSVIEDMLGSSTGISENNIMSYLGLVEQKTNELLTIQAFLDSKDLEKDYNPKDLAKFLLGQNPELLQQNISIQPAVNSAEYDEEESVVTDEEERPLSQGELRRRIMKAVLQKESSVQQAVTKASKINQQFDGQRHSLEDALI from the exons ATGCCTCGCGGAAGATCAGCCACAAGTGCCCGCTCAGACAGCAGTGAGATGGATATTGATGGTACAG AATCAGAGATAGCCAAACTGCAAAGACAGTTCAGGATCATGGAAGGAGATCGACAGGCCTACAACATTCAGGCCCGGGAGCAGATCCGCAAACAACA GCAGGAGATGGACAAGCTGctgaaggagcaggaggagctgcaTCGAAACCTTGGTGTATGTAAGAGCTTGTCCCACCAACAGCGGGACAGTGAGGACACCAAGAGTCTTCGTGCTATGCTGGAGCAGAGAGACATGCTTGAGGACAAACTAGGGAAAGAGAAGCAGTGTCAAAAAGAACTAGAAAGAGAG ATCTCAAACATAGAGTTGAAGCTGGCAGAGCTGAGGAAAGGGGAGGTCAGTATTAGTGACACACAAAGATCTGAGGTACGACAGACCCAGAAGGCCATACGCACACTGGAATACAAACTGGACAGA GCTTTGACTCGCTTCAATGAACAGCTGACCAAAAACAGCCACCTGAGAGAGGAGTTGCAGACGCTTCATATTGAGCGTGTTCGTTTCCAGCAACTGCACAACAGGCTGgacaag GAACTGCATGAGGTCCGCAAGAAGATCGGGGAAAGTGTCAACCTGTCCAATGCTGCATACGATGCTAG GGTGGAGGCTCAGTCCAAAATGACAATGATGAGGGAGAAAGCGGTGAAGGACCTTTCCCAGTACAATGCTGAGATGAAGGAACTTGAAAGGGTTATTGCGCATGAGTATAGTCTGAAAGAGTTTATGACCACCAAGTGCAGCGAGAGGAGCGGGCAGGATGACGGCCATGAAACGGGACACAGACAAT TGTCAGAGGTGAAGGAGCAGCGGAGGACGGACTCAGGGGAAGAGTCGCTGGATGTTCTCAGGGAGGTTTTTGAGAGGATCCAGGCAATGACAGGAGAGGACAACCTGGACATGCTGGTCACCAGGTTCATCCAGG TTGAAGACCGGAAATTTGCACTCTTCAATTTTGTTAATGAGCAAAACAATGAGGCTGAAGTGCTGAGGGATCATATCAGTCAG ATCCAAGAAGAGATGGAACAGTTTCGAGTGAAAGGTTTGCAGCAGGAGCACAATCATCGCTCTTTGCTGAGAGACATTGATGAACAACAAAAGGAAACTGAATGCCAAGCGGAGGACTATGAAAATCAAGCCAGCATTATAAGCAAAATCCTGGACGAGATTAAAACAG GAGTGAACAGCATCTTCTCTAAAATGGAGTGTGACCACTCAGTGATAGAGGACATGCTGGGCTCCTCAACAGGGATTAGTGAGAACAACATCATGTCCTATCTGGGCCTGGTGGAACAGAAGACTAATGAGCTGCTCACCATACAAGCTTTCCTCGATTCTAAA GATCTGGAAAAGGACTACAATCCAAAAGACCTGGCCAAATTCCTTTTGGGTCAAAATCCAGAGCTGCTTCAGCAGAATATCAGTATCCAACCTGCAGTCAACAG TGCAGAGTATGATGAAGAAGAGTCTGTTGTTACTGATGAGGAAGAACGTCCGCTGTCACAAGGGGAACTTCGCAGAAGAATAATGAAAGCG GTTCTGCAGAAAGAGAGTTCAGTCCAGCAAGCAGTGACCAAAGCCTCAAAGATCAATCAGCAGTTCGATGGCCAACGACACTCTCTGGAAGATGCACTGATCTGA
- the LOC130175921 gene encoding taste receptor type 1 member 3, translated as MHSVLTTLASVSGFICTMAAPFILLVLCWVFRLSCSVNGSPKWFNNISTSLFHLPGDIMLGGLFPINELSSNLSQRREPENISCESLNEHGLGLALVMKYAVDEINGKQILLPGIKLGYEIYDTCKQSAIVVKPTISFLTAKSDKALSVECNYTSYETSISAVIGPYSSEMVSIIGKLLGFFLMPQISYGATSDKFSDNLLYPSFFRTVPSDKWQVDVMALLTREFDWNWVAVVGSEEEYGQQGVQQFSKIAENMSVCVAYQGLIPVYTDPEPAVKTIVDNIKATNVGVVVVFSLPESAEIFFKEVIRRNLTGVWVASTSWSINNRITSIPNIQKIGTIIGFIDKIQTLDLFTAYTEELFIKLSKEKENTSHPTAKPGNPDNPCPQCRNLSPANISLVTNPSVQRTAFSVYAAIYSVAEALHNLLGCNSTACMWGSETKIYPWKLLEVLRNTSVDVNGTHIVFDSNGNPNIGYQLIEWIWNASDVEFEVVGSFSEQLSINKSLLKWYTANSEVPKSTCSATCELGQVRRVKGFHSCCFDCIDCLPGTYQANEDDIQCTKCPKGQWSLIRSINCTDPTFDVLSWDIPEALQLMLAGMLLLLCQGSVGVVFLKHRGTPLIMASGGALTFVALLSLMGACLSLLLFLGQPGDVVCRLQLPLISILQTVALSIITSISLQIFFVTEFPDTASSYLHLRGPGSWMFVLVCCAVQAGLCGWFVQEGPSLSEYKANMKIVFVRVFLSCPVLPLMGFAVMQGLNVVLALISFICTFMAVKPLHQYNLARDITFSSLIYCVIWVTFIPIYIGLNTKNRSIVHVCFTLASNLGLVAAYYFPKCYLLLRKPDFNTPKHFCTFLEGVPPTPAQEEPQPQSQSQSGQ; from the exons ATGCACTCTGTTCTCACGACTCTAGCTTCAGTCTCCGGCTTCATCTGCACCATGGCCGCACCGTTCATTCTGCTGGTTCTGTGCTGGGTGTTTAGactgagctgcagtgtgaatGGTTCACCTAAATGGTTCAACAACATTTCTACCAGTCTCTTCCATTTGCCCGGGGACATTATGCTGGGAGGGCTCTTTCCTATTAACGAGCTCTCCAGCAACCTCAGCCAGAGGAGGGAGCCGGAAAACATCAGCTGTGAAAG TTTAAATGAACATGGACTGGGCCTCGCTCTGGTAATGAAATATGCAGTAGATGAGATCAACGGGAAACAAATCTTGCTCCCTGGCATCAAGTTGGGTTATGAAATCTATGACACATGCAAACAATCTGCCATTGTTGTGAAGCCTACTATCTCCTTCCTCACTGCAAAATCTGACAAAGCACTATCTGTGGAGTGTAATTACACCAGCTACGAGACCAGCATCTCAGCCGTGATTGGTCCTTATAGCTCAGAAATGGTGTCCATCATTGGAAAACTCCTAGGATTCTTTCTGATGCCGCAG ATTAGCTACGGCGCAACCAGTGACAAATTCAGTGACAATCTTCTCTACCCATCGTTCTTCCGTACGGTGCCCAGCGACAAATGGCAAGTAGATGTCATGGCACTTCTAACGAGAGAGTTTGACTGGAACTGGGTGGCAGTGGTGGGCAGTGAAGAAGAGTATGGACAACAAGGCGTGCAGCAGTTCTCCAAAATAGCAGAAaacatgtctgtatgtgtggcCTATCAGGGGCTGATTCCAGTATACACTGACCCTGAACCAGCAGTCAAAACCATCGTTGACAATATCAAAGCAACCAACGTTGGCGTAGTAGTGGTCTTTTCTCTCCCAGAGTCAGCAGAGATCTTTTTTAAAGAG GTTATAAGGAGGAATCTAACAGGTGTGTGGGTTGCCAGCACAAGTTGGAGCATCAATAATCGAATTACTTCTATACCCAATATCCAAAAAATCGGCACGATCATTGGGTTCATTGACAAGATACAGACCCTGGATCTGTTCACTGCCTACACAGAGGAGCTCTTCATCAAACTGAGCAAGGAGAAGGAGAACACGTCCCATCCCACAGCAAAACCTGGCAATCCCGACAATCCCTGTCCACAATGTCGGAATTTGTCACCTGCTAATATAAGCTTGGTGACAAACCCTTCAGTGCAGCGCACAGCTTTCAGTGTGTACGCTGCCATCTACAGTGTGGCAGAGGCACTACATAACCTGCTGGGATGCAATTCAACTGCCTGTATGTGGGGATCTGAAACCAAAATCTATCCCTggaag CTGTTGGAGGTTTTAAGAAATACTTCTGTAGATGTAAATGGCACACATATAGTGTTTGACAGTAATGGCAACCCAAACATAGGATACCAATTGATTGAGTGGATCTGGAACGCATCAGATGTAGAATTTGAAGTTGTTGGAAGCTTTTCTGAGCAACTGTCCATCAACAAGTCCCTCTTGAAATGGTACACTGCGAACTCAGAG GTTCCTAAGTCTACCTGTTCAGCAACATGTGAGCTAGGCCAGGTCCGCAGAGTCAAAGGCTTCCATTCTTGCTGTTTTGATTGCATCGACTGTTTGCCAGGCACTTATCAGGCAAATGAGG ACGACATCCAGTGTACTAAGTGTCCTAAAGGTCAATGGTCCCTGATCCGCAGCATTAATTGCACTGACCCAACCTTTGACGTTTTGTCCTGGGACATACCTGAAGCTCTGCAATTGATGCTGGCTGggatgctgttgctgctgtgtcaaGGGTCAGTTGGTGTTGTGTTCCTGAAGCATCGTGGGACCCCATTGATAATGGCCTCAGGTGGGGCCCTGACTTTTGTGGCTCTGCTCAGCCTGATGGGAGCCTGCCTCAGTCTGCTGCTCTTCCTGGGGCAACCAGGGGACGTGGTGTGTCGTCTTCAGCTGCCGCTCATCTCCATTTTGCAAACAGTCGCCCTCTCCATTATCACGTCCATCTCACTGCAG ataTTCTTTGTGACAGAGTTCCCAGACACAGCTTCCTCTTACCTGCACCTAAGAGGCCCTGGGAGCTGGATGTTTGTGCTGGTCTGCTGTGCTGTGCAGGCTGGTCTCTGTGGCTGGTTTGTCCAAGAAGGGCCCTCACTGTCTGAATATAAGGCAAACATGAAAATAGTATTTGTGAGGGTCTTCCTGTCATGTCCAGTCTTACCTTTAATGGGATTCGCTGTAATGCAAGGTTTGAATGTTGTATTGGCCCTTATATCATTCATTTGTACCTTCATGGCAGTGAAGCCTCTTCATCAGTATAACCTTGCCAGGGACATTACCTTTTCCTCCCTGATCTACTGTGTGATTTGGGTGACCTTTATTCCAATCTACATAGGCTTGAATACAAAGAATAGGTCCATTGTCCATGTCTGTTTCACCCTGGCGAGCAACTTGGGACTGGTGGCAGCCTACTACTTCCCAAAATGCTACTTGCTGTTGAGGAAACCTGACTTCAATACACCAAAGCACTTCTGTACCTTCCTAGAGGGTGTCCCACCAACACCAGCTCAGGAGgagccacagccacagtcacagtcacagtcaggGCAGTAA